One region of Haloprofundus salilacus genomic DNA includes:
- a CDS encoding NAD(P)/FAD-dependent oxidoreductase, producing the protein MTQKVVVLGAGYAGAGAVKAFEDEIEDDEAELTWISDRDYHLVLHEVHRVIRDPSVESKVAVPVDDIKSPETEFVKGRVENVDVEERVVELADDETVEYDYLLVALGSATAFYGIEGLEEFSLTLKSLDDAREIHEQIKAASEEASRSEPAQVIVGGAGLSGIQAAGEIAEFRDKHRAPIDIKLVEGLDEVLPGNDPELQGALRKRLELQDIEIMTGEFISKVDDEAIYVGDETELDYDVFIWTGGITGQKEVAEAKIDKDERSNRIFAGSDFATSDERVFAIGDSALVDQGNDNVAPPTAQAAWQAAEVAGENLARSVRGQPLKTWTHKDKGTLVSVGDMAVAHDVMGVPVQTFGGTGAKILKKAVATRWIADISSAKRAVTAWDDM; encoded by the coding sequence ATGACTCAGAAGGTCGTCGTTCTCGGCGCCGGGTACGCCGGTGCCGGCGCGGTGAAAGCGTTCGAAGACGAGATCGAAGACGACGAAGCAGAACTCACGTGGATTTCGGATCGAGACTACCACCTCGTTCTCCACGAGGTCCACCGGGTCATCCGCGACCCGAGCGTCGAATCGAAAGTCGCCGTCCCCGTCGACGACATCAAATCGCCGGAGACGGAGTTTGTGAAGGGCCGCGTTGAGAACGTCGACGTCGAAGAGCGCGTCGTCGAACTCGCTGACGACGAAACCGTCGAGTACGACTACCTGCTCGTGGCGCTCGGCAGCGCCACCGCCTTCTACGGCATCGAAGGACTCGAGGAGTTCTCGCTCACGCTCAAGAGCCTCGACGACGCCCGCGAGATTCACGAGCAAATCAAAGCCGCCTCCGAGGAAGCGTCGCGCAGCGAACCCGCCCAGGTCATCGTCGGCGGCGCGGGGCTCTCGGGCATTCAGGCCGCTGGCGAAATCGCGGAGTTCCGCGACAAACACCGCGCGCCCATCGACATCAAACTCGTCGAAGGGCTGGACGAGGTGCTCCCCGGTAACGACCCCGAGCTGCAGGGTGCGCTCCGCAAGCGCCTCGAACTCCAGGATATCGAGATCATGACTGGCGAGTTCATCTCGAAAGTCGACGACGAGGCCATCTACGTCGGCGACGAGACGGAGCTTGACTACGACGTGTTCATATGGACCGGCGGCATCACCGGCCAGAAGGAAGTCGCAGAGGCGAAAATCGACAAGGACGAGCGCTCGAACCGCATCTTCGCGGGCTCGGACTTCGCGACGAGCGACGAGCGCGTCTTCGCCATCGGCGACTCGGCGCTCGTCGACCAGGGTAACGACAACGTCGCGCCGCCCACCGCGCAGGCGGCGTGGCAGGCGGCGGAAGTCGCGGGCGAGAACCTCGCCCGATCCGTCCGCGGTCAGCCGTTGAAGACGTGGACGCACAAGGACAAAGGGACGCTCGTCTCCGTCGGCGACATGGCCGTCGCCCACGACGTGATGGGCGTGCCCGTCCAGACGTTCGGCGGTACCGGCGCGAAAATCCTCAAGAAAGCGGTCGCGACGCGCTGGATCGCCGATATCTCGTCGGCCAAGCGCGCCGTCACCGCCTGGGACGACATGTAG
- a CDS encoding Rrf2 family transcriptional regulator: MSSIELTPSQKQILTALINLYRQAEDAVKGEDIAAEVNRNPGTIRNQMQSLKALQLVEGVPGPKGGYKPTANAYEALDVQEMDEPATVPLFHEGERVENANVEEIDLSSVHHPELCRAEIHLQGSVRNFHEGDSVVVGPTPLSKLVVEGTVDGKDDTSNILILRIDDMTAPAEEPEH, translated from the coding sequence ATGTCGTCTATCGAACTCACCCCGAGTCAGAAACAGATACTCACGGCGCTAATAAATCTCTACCGTCAGGCCGAGGACGCAGTGAAGGGCGAAGATATCGCCGCGGAAGTAAACCGCAACCCCGGCACGATTCGTAACCAGATGCAGAGCCTGAAGGCGCTGCAGTTGGTCGAAGGCGTTCCGGGACCGAAGGGCGGCTACAAGCCGACGGCGAACGCCTACGAGGCACTCGACGTACAGGAGATGGACGAACCGGCGACGGTGCCGCTGTTCCACGAGGGCGAACGCGTCGAGAACGCCAACGTCGAGGAGATAGACCTCTCGAGCGTCCACCACCCCGAACTCTGCCGCGCGGAGATTCACCTGCAGGGGTCGGTTCGCAACTTCCACGAGGGCGACAGCGTCGTCGTCGGGCCGACGCCGCTATCGAAACTCGTCGTCGAGGGAACCGTCGACGGAAAGGACGACACGAGCAACATCCTCATCCTCCGCATCGACGACATGACCGCGCCGGCGGAGGAGCCGGAACACTAA
- a CDS encoding NAD-dependent epimerase/dehydratase family protein, translating to MQNERVLVTGGAGFIGSNLANHLAVDNDVVAVDDLYLGTPENLSDDVEFVEASVLDDDLPTDVDVVFHLAALSSYAMHEENPRHGARVNVEGFVNTVDQARQDGCNTVVYASTSSIYGSRTEPSPESMSVEARTGYEASKLARERYAEYFHNHYEMSTAGMRFFSVYQGFGGAEEHKGQYANTVAQFAHKIANGERPELFGDGSQTRDFTHVDDIVRGLELAADHELQGVYNLGTGESYDFNEMVSMINDVLGTDVEPKYVENPLDVYVHDTMADASKMREETGWEPTIGFEEGVRRVCAPYLDE from the coding sequence ATGCAGAACGAGCGAGTTCTCGTCACCGGCGGGGCCGGATTTATTGGATCGAACCTCGCGAACCACCTCGCCGTCGACAACGACGTGGTGGCCGTCGACGACCTCTATCTCGGGACGCCGGAGAACCTCTCCGACGACGTTGAGTTCGTCGAGGCGAGCGTTCTCGACGACGATCTCCCCACGGACGTCGACGTCGTGTTCCACCTCGCGGCGCTCTCCTCGTACGCGATGCACGAGGAGAACCCGCGCCACGGCGCGCGCGTCAATGTCGAGGGGTTCGTCAACACTGTCGACCAGGCCCGACAGGACGGCTGTAACACCGTCGTCTACGCGTCTACCTCCTCCATCTACGGCAGTCGAACCGAACCCTCGCCCGAGAGCATGAGCGTCGAGGCGCGAACCGGCTACGAGGCCTCGAAACTCGCGCGCGAACGGTACGCGGAGTACTTCCATAACCACTACGAGATGTCGACGGCGGGGATGCGCTTCTTCTCGGTGTACCAGGGCTTCGGCGGCGCGGAGGAACACAAAGGCCAGTACGCCAACACGGTCGCGCAGTTCGCGCACAAGATCGCCAACGGCGAGCGGCCCGAACTGTTCGGCGACGGCTCGCAGACCCGCGATTTTACCCACGTCGACGACATCGTCCGGGGGCTCGAACTCGCCGCCGACCACGAACTACAGGGCGTCTACAACCTCGGCACCGGCGAGAGCTACGACTTCAACGAGATGGTGTCGATGATAAACGATGTGCTCGGTACCGACGTCGAACCGAAGTACGTCGAGAACCCGCTGGACGTGTACGTCCACGACACGATGGCCGACGCCTCGAAGATGCGAGAGGAGACCGGCTGGGAACCGACAATCGGCTTCGAGGAGGGCGTCCGACGCGTTTGCGCGCCCTACCTCGACGAGTGA